In a genomic window of Verrucomicrobiota bacterium:
- a CDS encoding cytidylyltransferase — MAIPALLLGRGGSVTMPNKNLYPLLGRPMMAYPILAARGCKFVNEVFVSTDSPEIMAVGRQHGARIIVRPPELCTATALGEDAFAHGYRHIRELWRQEGKEIELMVLLFANSPTVTSRLIEEGVKTLRRNGALDSAVTVSCYNMWSPLRARRADEDGCLQPFVPFDAFGDPSKLSCDRDSQGNVYYADMGVSVVRPRCLENLHEGLLPQRWMGKKIFPVHNWGGLDVDYEWQIPQAEFWLKRHGYTDDVESTPPL, encoded by the coding sequence ATGGCTATTCCTGCGCTTTTACTGGGTCGCGGCGGCAGCGTGACCATGCCGAACAAGAATCTGTATCCTCTGTTGGGCCGGCCCATGATGGCTTACCCCATTCTGGCGGCGCGGGGCTGCAAATTTGTCAACGAAGTTTTTGTTTCCACCGATTCTCCAGAAATCATGGCGGTCGGACGGCAACACGGCGCGAGAATCATCGTCCGCCCCCCGGAGCTTTGCACGGCCACGGCCCTGGGCGAGGATGCTTTTGCGCATGGGTATCGGCACATCCGCGAGCTCTGGCGGCAGGAGGGTAAAGAAATCGAGTTGATGGTGCTGCTGTTCGCGAATTCCCCAACCGTGACCAGTCGCTTGATTGAAGAGGGGGTCAAGACCTTGCGGAGAAACGGAGCGCTGGACAGCGCCGTCACGGTCTCCTGTTACAACATGTGGAGTCCGTTGCGCGCCCGGCGTGCGGATGAAGACGGGTGCTTGCAGCCGTTCGTGCCTTTCGACGCTTTTGGCGACCCATCGAAATTGTCCTGCGACCGCGACTCCCAAGGCAATGTTTATTACGCGGACATGGGGGTGTCGGTGGTCCGGCCTCGCTGTTTAGAGAACCTGCATGAGGGGCTCCTGCCTCAGCGCTGGATGGGAAAGAAGATCTTTCCGGTTCACAATTGGGGCGGGCTGGACGTGGACTACGAATGGCAAATTCCCCAGGCAGAATTCTGGCTCAAACGGCACGGCTATACCGACGACGTTGAATCGACGCCACCCTTGTAG
- a CDS encoding B12-binding domain-containing radical SAM protein — translation MKILLVYPNLFGMNMLPPAIGILNSCLLREGHQTALFDTTTYSDWGSLDSDKLKEERLNARPFDDRLLRQNEKHGSPTEDFRWKIREFSPDLLAFSVTEDMYPNALELLRALDKRDRPKVVAGGVFPTFAPELALRKADGMIDYLLTGEGETTLPELCRRLESGREVASIPSICFLKKDGSFHRNPLPVVLDPNDVPLPNYNFFEESRFYRPMQGKVWRMFPVETIRGCPYTCAYCNSPSQIIIHQEAKQKFFRKTRVQRIKDQLVYLRERYKPDSFYFWADTFLAVTDAEFEEFCDMYSEFKLPFWIQTRPETVTRHKFKRLKEAGILRVAFGVEHGNERFREKVLLRRIDNETIVNNLNILHELGVPFSVNNIMGFPRENRELAFDTIDLNRRIRSDGMNAYSFTPFHGTPLRTMAELLGYVKPGEITRSIMKPTMLRMPHWSKEEIEGLRRCFVIYVKLPKSRWSEVRKAEELTPEGDRVWDELRQEVLENFMHWGDRNENDDAGKIELEKDDFKINDAAEASILGMVDSRYKAMLGTGPGRESVAEPSMATSN, via the coding sequence ATGAAGATTCTCCTGGTCTATCCGAATCTTTTCGGGATGAACATGCTGCCTCCGGCAATTGGCATTCTGAATAGCTGCTTGCTGCGGGAAGGGCATCAGACTGCCTTGTTCGACACCACCACTTACTCCGACTGGGGGAGCCTCGACAGCGATAAGCTCAAAGAAGAGCGACTGAACGCGCGACCTTTTGACGACCGGTTGCTGCGGCAGAACGAGAAACATGGTTCGCCGACAGAAGATTTCCGGTGGAAGATCAGGGAATTCTCTCCCGATCTTCTCGCTTTCTCGGTCACAGAAGACATGTACCCGAATGCCCTGGAGTTGCTCCGGGCGTTGGACAAACGGGACCGGCCCAAAGTCGTGGCGGGCGGGGTCTTCCCGACTTTCGCCCCGGAGCTGGCCTTGCGGAAGGCCGACGGCATGATCGATTACCTCCTGACCGGAGAGGGGGAAACGACTCTGCCGGAGCTTTGCCGGCGTTTGGAGTCGGGCCGCGAAGTGGCCAGCATACCCAGCATCTGTTTTCTGAAGAAGGACGGGTCATTTCATCGAAACCCGCTTCCGGTGGTGCTGGATCCCAATGATGTGCCGCTCCCGAATTACAATTTCTTCGAGGAAAGCCGGTTTTATCGGCCGATGCAGGGAAAAGTTTGGCGCATGTTTCCGGTCGAGACGATCCGAGGCTGCCCCTATACGTGCGCCTACTGCAACTCGCCTTCGCAAATCATCATTCACCAGGAGGCCAAACAGAAATTCTTCCGGAAGACGAGGGTGCAGAGAATCAAAGACCAACTCGTCTATCTGCGGGAGCGCTACAAACCGGATTCCTTTTATTTCTGGGCCGACACATTCCTGGCCGTCACGGATGCGGAGTTTGAGGAGTTCTGCGACATGTACTCCGAATTCAAGCTGCCGTTCTGGATCCAAACGCGGCCGGAGACCGTGACGCGGCATAAATTCAAACGATTGAAAGAGGCGGGGATCCTGCGCGTCGCTTTCGGTGTCGAGCACGGGAACGAACGGTTTCGCGAGAAAGTGCTGTTGCGCCGGATCGACAACGAAACCATCGTCAACAATTTGAATATCCTCCACGAGCTGGGAGTGCCCTTCAGCGTGAACAACATCATGGGCTTCCCTCGGGAGAACAGAGAACTGGCCTTCGACACGATCGATCTCAACCGGCGCATCCGATCGGACGGCATGAATGCCTATTCCTTCACGCCTTTCCACGGCACCCCTTTGAGGACCATGGCGGAACTGCTCGGCTACGTGAAACCGGGCGAGATCACTCGCTCCATCATGAAGCCCACGATGCTCCGCATGCCGCATTGGTCAAAAGAAGAGATCGAAGGGCTGCGGCGATGTTTCGTGATTTACGTGAAACTTCCGAAATCCAGATGGTCAGAAGTTCGGAAGGCTGAGGAATTGACTCCGGAAGGAGACCGCGTTTGGGACGAGTTGCGGCAGGAAGTCCTCGAAAACTTCATGCACTGGGGCGACCGAAACGAGAATGACGATGCCGGCAAGATCGAGTTGGAGAAAGATGATTTCAAGATCAACGACGCCGCCGAAGCTTCGATTCTCGGGATGGTTGATTCGCGTTACAAGGCCATGCTTGGGACAGGGCCCGGTCGCGAGTCGGTTGCAGAACCTTCCATGGCGACGAGCAACTAA
- a CDS encoding B12-binding domain-containing radical SAM protein, with the protein MTRFPSKQFRGRILFLYPNFQMAHLLLPAGISILSAVLKRAGFETRLFDTTLYRPQDKSFDDIRLELLQLKRFKLEDSGVLYKESDIVEDFRQLLDEYDPDLLGVSLLEDTFPIGIPLMREAHRRGIPVVAGGIMATFAPEVVAQEESVDLVCVGEGENALLELVRRMAEGKSLDTIPNLWIKKPDGTIIKNEIGPTVNVDSLPFSDYDIFEPARFYRSMQGRVMRILPVEMHRGCPYQCAFCEDPMLNVLYKRVNQRYHRAKSPGRLIDEIKSLVERHGAEFIYFNAETFFAMPNDDFVAMGESYAKEIRLPFWLQTRPETITQPRIDLLKEMGVAHINIGLEHGNETFRREVLKRSMRNELIINGLQLLHNAGIPTTVNNIMGFPDETRELVFDTIALNRHIQSATINAYLFNPYKGTELYKVCERKGYLPKAEDDQVIDISLSGDYPYFKTILNMPTISKTELLGLQRTFVLYAKLPRSEFSRIRIAERFDGEGNRMFAQLRKEYLDGVYDAKRTALECY; encoded by the coding sequence ATGACAAGATTTCCATCGAAACAATTTCGGGGCCGGATTCTTTTCTTGTACCCCAACTTTCAGATGGCACACCTGCTCCTTCCCGCGGGCATATCGATTCTATCCGCCGTCTTGAAACGCGCAGGGTTTGAGACCCGCTTGTTCGACACCACGCTGTATCGGCCTCAGGATAAAAGCTTCGATGACATTCGCCTCGAGTTGCTGCAACTCAAACGATTCAAACTGGAGGACAGCGGGGTACTCTATAAAGAGTCCGACATCGTGGAGGACTTCCGCCAACTCCTCGACGAGTACGATCCAGATCTCCTAGGAGTGTCTTTGCTGGAAGATACGTTTCCCATTGGAATCCCGTTGATGCGTGAAGCTCATCGTCGAGGGATTCCGGTGGTTGCCGGCGGCATTATGGCGACTTTTGCGCCGGAAGTTGTCGCGCAGGAAGAATCCGTTGACCTCGTTTGTGTGGGAGAGGGAGAGAACGCGCTTTTAGAGCTGGTGCGCCGAATGGCCGAGGGCAAGAGTCTGGATACCATCCCGAACCTTTGGATCAAAAAGCCGGACGGCACGATCATTAAGAATGAGATCGGACCGACGGTGAATGTCGATAGCTTGCCGTTCTCCGACTACGACATCTTTGAGCCGGCGCGCTTTTACCGTTCCATGCAGGGGCGCGTGATGCGGATACTTCCGGTCGAAATGCACCGAGGGTGCCCTTACCAGTGCGCGTTTTGTGAAGATCCCATGCTGAATGTCCTCTACAAACGGGTCAACCAGCGTTACCACCGCGCCAAGAGCCCAGGACGTTTGATCGACGAAATCAAGTCCCTCGTCGAGCGACACGGCGCCGAATTCATTTATTTCAACGCCGAAACGTTCTTCGCCATGCCCAATGACGATTTTGTTGCGATGGGCGAGTCCTACGCGAAAGAAATACGGCTGCCATTCTGGCTGCAGACCCGGCCCGAGACGATTACTCAGCCTCGCATTGACCTGCTGAAAGAGATGGGGGTGGCCCACATCAACATTGGCCTGGAACACGGCAATGAAACGTTTCGACGCGAAGTGCTGAAGCGTTCGATGAGGAATGAACTCATCATCAATGGGCTTCAACTCCTGCACAATGCCGGAATCCCCACGACGGTTAATAACATCATGGGGTTCCCGGATGAAACCCGGGAGTTGGTTTTCGACACCATCGCACTCAATCGGCACATCCAGTCCGCGACGATCAACGCTTATCTGTTCAATCCGTACAAAGGGACTGAACTCTACAAGGTCTGCGAGCGAAAGGGGTATCTGCCAAAAGCTGAGGACGACCAGGTCATCGATATCTCGTTGAGCGGTGATTATCCGTATTTCAAAACCATTCTCAACATGCCGACCATCTCAAAGACCGAGTTGCTTGGGCTGCAAAGGACATTCGTTCTGTACGCCAAGCTGCCCCGGTCTGAGTTTTCGAGGATTCGCATCGCCGAGCGGTTTGATGGCGAAGGAAACCGCATGTTCGCTCAATTAAGGAAAGAGTATCTGGATGGCGTTTACGACGCCAAACGCACGGCTTTGGAGTGTTATTAG
- a CDS encoding radical SAM protein yields the protein MSCRDSIRDFSKKSSIRQITHARRRWSGVRDCVSRQTRVIMDKLYLKADSLRELRQRGHDPQAILQRIAAIDRSELKLPDYRRTIVQKACSDLLSEESSPDRFSLRPHVVEELSRVSQADLPRYLFYRYRYDVFPKSRTVDDFPPCLQIEPTSICNYRCVFCYQTDSHLTDARGGHMGMMSYDLFRKIIDEAEGKCEAITLASRGEPLVCRDIVKMLAYVRGKFLGLKINTNASLLDEEKAHAILQSGANTLVFSADAAAEPLYSQLRVNGKLERVQANVERFLEIRRRDYSASNLITRVSGVRYNSAQNLDQMEKFWGELVDQVAFVDYNPWENTYQRPVNNVSTPCSDLWRRMFVWFDGTVNPCDVDYLSTLKVGNARNEGLSALWTGPKYSAYREAHLAHRRNSLSPCQRCTVI from the coding sequence ATGTCTTGTCGCGACTCAATCAGAGACTTCAGTAAGAAATCAAGCATCCGACAAATCACGCATGCACGTCGGCGTTGGAGCGGAGTACGCGACTGTGTTTCCAGGCAAACAAGAGTCATCATGGACAAACTTTATTTGAAGGCGGACAGCCTTCGCGAGCTGCGCCAGAGAGGCCACGATCCGCAGGCGATCCTTCAGCGCATCGCGGCGATTGATCGGAGCGAACTGAAGCTTCCTGACTACCGTCGCACCATTGTCCAGAAGGCTTGTAGTGATCTGCTCTCCGAGGAGAGTTCTCCAGATCGTTTTTCTTTGCGACCTCACGTCGTGGAGGAACTGAGTCGAGTTTCCCAGGCTGACCTTCCCCGGTATCTGTTCTATCGTTACCGGTACGACGTCTTTCCGAAAAGCCGGACCGTGGATGATTTTCCTCCCTGCCTGCAAATCGAACCGACTTCGATCTGCAATTATCGCTGCGTATTTTGCTACCAAACTGACTCGCACTTGACGGACGCCCGAGGCGGACACATGGGGATGATGAGCTATGATTTGTTTCGGAAGATTATCGACGAAGCCGAAGGCAAATGCGAGGCCATCACGCTGGCCTCGCGGGGAGAACCTCTGGTCTGCCGGGACATCGTCAAAATGCTGGCTTACGTCCGCGGGAAATTCCTCGGCCTGAAAATCAACACGAACGCCTCACTCCTGGACGAGGAAAAGGCGCACGCCATTCTGCAATCGGGCGCGAACACCCTGGTGTTTTCGGCGGATGCGGCGGCCGAGCCTCTGTACAGCCAATTGCGGGTCAATGGAAAGCTGGAGCGGGTTCAGGCCAACGTCGAACGGTTCCTCGAGATACGGCGGCGTGACTACTCTGCTTCGAACTTGATCACGCGTGTTTCAGGGGTCCGATACAACTCCGCGCAGAACCTCGATCAAATGGAGAAATTTTGGGGCGAACTGGTCGATCAGGTCGCTTTTGTGGATTACAATCCCTGGGAGAACACCTATCAACGCCCCGTCAACAATGTTTCGACTCCGTGCTCCGATCTTTGGCGGCGTATGTTCGTGTGGTTCGACGGAACGGTGAATCCATGTGACGTGGACTACCTCTCCACACTAAAGGTAGGGAACGCCCGGAACGAAGGTTTGTCCGCACTCTGGACCGGGCCAAAATACAGCGCCTATCGCGAAGCTCACCTGGCGCATCGACGAAACAGTCTTTCTCCTTGCCAGAGGTGTACCGTCATTTAA
- a CDS encoding histidinol-phosphate aminotransferase family protein, with protein sequence MHAFDLSARPPIAGLRRVRDPGSDHHRYVCLDRNERLSPLPGWFIEKIRSMVSSELLTRYPFQDELLPQLARQTGLPEEMLLLTAGSDAAIKALFQAYVSPGDRVLMLDPSYAMYPIYARMFEALPIQIGFNLDLSLDEQALMDAAGSGVRLVVLANPNQPTGTILKPDTVLGVLDRAIRAGALVAVDEAYYPFSDVTNLPSVREHPHLLILRTFSKACGLAGLRIGWVAAASEITESLFKVRSAHDVNSMAMLCARLILDHPEIVEAYKNEVHSAARLLAKRLTEMGLIPLPTSTNFMLIRVAHLVSPKQLVLRLKEQGYLVKGPFDSACISGCIRVTLGPPGLMIEFAECLQHLLCELEAS encoded by the coding sequence ATGCATGCTTTTGATCTATCCGCCCGGCCCCCTATCGCAGGATTGCGCCGAGTTCGCGATCCGGGCAGCGACCACCATCGGTACGTTTGCTTGGACCGAAATGAGCGGCTTTCGCCATTGCCGGGCTGGTTCATCGAAAAGATACGATCGATGGTTTCAAGCGAGTTGCTCACGCGTTACCCGTTTCAGGACGAATTGCTTCCGCAGTTGGCCCGCCAGACGGGCCTGCCGGAAGAGATGCTGTTGTTAACGGCCGGATCAGATGCGGCGATCAAGGCGTTGTTCCAGGCGTACGTCAGCCCGGGTGACCGAGTGCTCATGCTTGATCCAAGCTACGCGATGTATCCCATTTATGCCCGAATGTTCGAGGCTTTACCGATTCAGATTGGTTTCAATCTGGATCTCAGCCTGGACGAGCAGGCGCTCATGGACGCGGCAGGTTCGGGCGTTCGACTGGTGGTGCTCGCCAATCCAAATCAGCCTACCGGCACAATTCTCAAGCCGGACACCGTTCTCGGCGTGCTCGACCGAGCGATTCGCGCGGGGGCTCTGGTGGCGGTTGACGAGGCCTATTACCCATTTTCCGATGTGACCAATCTTCCGTCTGTCCGCGAGCACCCACATCTGCTCATCCTTCGAACGTTTTCGAAGGCGTGCGGGTTAGCCGGGCTGAGGATTGGTTGGGTGGCGGCGGCATCCGAAATCACCGAAAGCCTGTTCAAGGTGCGATCAGCCCACGACGTGAACAGTATGGCGATGCTTTGTGCAAGACTGATTCTGGATCATCCGGAAATAGTCGAAGCCTATAAGAATGAAGTTCACTCCGCGGCGCGTCTATTGGCGAAGCGCCTGACTGAGATGGGGTTGATTCCTCTCCCGACCAGCACGAACTTCATGTTGATCCGTGTGGCCCACCTCGTAAGCCCGAAGCAACTGGTCCTTCGTCTGAAGGAGCAAGGTTACCTGGTGAAAGGACCTTTCGATTCAGCCTGTATCTCCGGTTGCATTCGGGTCACCCTGGGTCCGCCCGGCTTGATGATCGAGTTCGCCGAGTGTCTTCAGCACCTGCTGTGCGAGCTGGAAGCCAGCTAA
- a CDS encoding radical SAM protein, whose protein sequence is MTDPIERVESYRANVSAHLVKLSDVLPLRTPFSIMIDPANACNFRCSFCPTGDFDLLRSVQRPKGVMSWDLFCKIIDDVSGFDDKVKVLWLHKDGEPFLNKSLGKMIAYAKDKGIAESIRTVTNGSLLTTDRAVEVIEAGLDYIKISIEHVSDTGYKEVTQTATKYESILQNVRSLYLEKIRKSVKLRVYVKILDIGLSQEEKQKFLNDFSEYCDEINIEEMMGWSKSNVKDFTLGQEPKTGMCGASPLKKNRIACPEPFKGIAINFDGSVSVCCVDWSHGTVVGNASKESVVDIWQGEHLLNFRLKHLTGKRHDIDACRNCQFMLGLPEQSDIDDALDTLRARYQLAAIQASSSPARCSNQSSKSCC, encoded by the coding sequence ATGACCGATCCAATAGAGCGAGTCGAATCGTACCGCGCTAACGTAAGTGCTCACCTGGTCAAGCTGAGCGACGTTCTTCCACTCCGCACGCCCTTCAGTATTATGATTGATCCAGCTAATGCGTGCAATTTCCGTTGCAGTTTTTGCCCAACGGGGGACTTCGATTTGTTGCGTTCAGTGCAAAGACCGAAGGGCGTGATGAGTTGGGATCTCTTCTGCAAGATCATCGACGATGTTTCAGGTTTCGATGACAAGGTCAAGGTTTTGTGGCTTCACAAAGATGGCGAGCCATTTTTGAACAAATCACTCGGCAAAATGATTGCCTACGCGAAAGACAAAGGCATCGCCGAATCCATCCGCACCGTCACAAACGGATCATTACTTACTACGGATCGGGCGGTCGAAGTCATTGAAGCAGGCCTGGACTATATCAAGATCTCCATCGAACACGTGAGTGACACAGGGTACAAGGAAGTTACGCAAACTGCTACGAAGTATGAGTCGATTCTGCAAAACGTGAGATCTCTTTACTTGGAGAAGATTCGAAAGTCGGTGAAGCTACGAGTTTACGTTAAGATTCTGGACATTGGGTTGTCGCAGGAGGAAAAGCAGAAGTTTCTAAACGACTTTTCCGAGTATTGCGATGAAATCAACATCGAGGAGATGATGGGATGGAGCAAATCGAACGTCAAAGACTTTACGCTGGGTCAAGAGCCCAAAACCGGGATGTGTGGCGCAAGTCCGCTCAAGAAGAACCGGATTGCCTGTCCAGAACCGTTCAAAGGAATCGCCATCAATTTTGATGGGAGCGTTTCGGTCTGCTGCGTTGACTGGAGCCATGGCACGGTCGTCGGTAACGCCTCCAAGGAATCCGTTGTGGATATCTGGCAAGGAGAACACCTTCTCAATTTTCGCCTGAAACACCTCACTGGCAAACGACACGACATTGATGCGTGCCGCAACTGCCAGTTCATGCTCGGCCTTCCTGAGCAGTCAGACATTGATGACGCGTTGGACACTCTGAGGGCCCGGTACCAGCTTGCCGCTATTCAAGCCTCCAGTTCGCCAGCACGCTGCTCGAACCAAAGCAGCAAATCCTGCTGCTAG
- a CDS encoding acyltransferase has product MSVLLRVFNGARNGRTIARSIFWSTVLRSFGVDVGRNVRFGGQVRWKFQGDPKRIRIGNNVTFAGLVDLRNRENGAIQVEDDCLFDNDARIVAAREATIRVGTRTAVGKDLVINAGADVFIGPNCLFSSYIHINAGTHRVAPGRTILAQGYHHEPVIIGADVWLASNVNVLMSSVLGDGVVVGPNSVVCGEFPYNSMLLGVPATIVGRRGEDCSELRLMTQTLERLQTRQSGLV; this is encoded by the coding sequence ATGAGCGTCTTGCTGCGCGTCTTCAATGGGGCTCGGAACGGACGCACGATTGCAAGGTCCATCTTTTGGTCCACCGTCCTGCGGTCATTCGGCGTTGACGTGGGACGGAATGTGCGGTTCGGCGGTCAGGTTCGGTGGAAGTTCCAGGGTGATCCGAAGCGAATACGAATCGGAAACAACGTGACCTTCGCGGGCCTGGTCGATCTCCGCAACCGCGAGAACGGAGCCATCCAGGTCGAGGATGATTGTCTTTTTGACAACGACGCACGGATCGTAGCCGCGCGCGAGGCCACGATCCGAGTTGGAACCCGAACCGCCGTGGGAAAGGATCTGGTGATCAACGCTGGTGCCGATGTTTTCATTGGCCCGAATTGCTTATTCTCCAGCTATATCCACATCAACGCCGGCACGCATCGAGTCGCACCGGGAAGAACCATTCTGGCGCAAGGTTACCATCATGAACCCGTGATCATCGGCGCGGATGTCTGGTTGGCCAGCAATGTGAATGTCTTGATGAGTTCAGTGCTGGGAGATGGCGTGGTCGTGGGTCCCAACTCGGTGGTCTGCGGCGAATTCCCCTACAACTCCATGCTTCTTGGCGTCCCGGCGACAATTGTGGGGAGACGGGGTGAGGACTGTTCCGAATTGCGACTTATGACCCAGACTCTGGAGCGCTTGCAGACAAGACAGTCCGGGCTAGTCTAG
- a CDS encoding FkbM family methyltransferase, whose protein sequence is MIKTCIVKGHSIRLCVDSPIEDFRANTFGTKEPETLEWIERLFRPGDTMYDVGANIGQYSLYAARVLNGNCSIYAFEPEALNYAQLSKNIYLNGLSNCILPCNVAIADRLCFDRLNIHPQQFSFTEGKGAQLLSGAALHSFGTTQDCCGHEFQPVHCQGTVGVDLDFLWKQWGFKFPNHLKVDVDGLEEKVFQGALSTLFDPRLRSVLVEVSKKKGDSDPIANLLLRLGFVRITDFTDHSSRQLAGSPYEDSLNTVFVRR, encoded by the coding sequence ATGATCAAAACCTGTATTGTCAAAGGCCACTCCATCCGGCTTTGTGTCGATTCACCGATCGAGGATTTTCGAGCCAACACGTTCGGGACGAAGGAACCGGAAACTCTGGAGTGGATTGAACGCCTTTTTCGGCCCGGCGACACGATGTACGACGTCGGGGCGAACATTGGTCAATATTCCCTTTACGCGGCTCGAGTCCTGAACGGGAACTGCTCGATTTACGCGTTTGAACCTGAGGCGCTGAATTACGCGCAGTTAAGCAAGAACATCTACCTGAACGGGCTCTCGAACTGCATCCTCCCCTGCAACGTGGCGATCGCAGACAGGCTCTGTTTTGACCGACTGAACATCCATCCCCAGCAGTTCAGTTTTACAGAAGGAAAGGGCGCGCAACTGCTCAGCGGCGCCGCGCTGCACAGCTTTGGGACTACGCAGGATTGCTGCGGTCATGAATTCCAGCCGGTCCATTGCCAGGGCACTGTGGGCGTCGATTTGGATTTTCTCTGGAAGCAATGGGGGTTCAAATTCCCGAATCATCTCAAAGTGGATGTGGACGGCCTGGAGGAAAAGGTATTCCAGGGCGCGCTTTCCACTCTGTTCGACCCGCGCCTCCGCTCTGTCCTGGTCGAAGTCTCCAAGAAGAAGGGAGACTCGGATCCGATCGCGAATCTGCTGCTGCGCCTCGGATTTGTAAGAATCACGGACTTCACCGACCATTCGAGCCGGCAACTAGCGGGGAGTCCGTATGAGGACAGCCTGAACACGGTATTTGTGAGGCGCTAA